tactttatggatttttaagattttgaaagattaatacattttaaacaaaaaaataacggaagttacaaaagtgaatgaaaaagatgataaataaattataatgtttgaataaagaaaataaaaacgataCTGATATGCTGGTTCATAGTTATTTGGTGTTATGAATGTATCACTATTAGGATCATATGAAAATTCTTCTATCCCAACAGTTCTATTTTCTGGCTCAAAAGTTGTTGCATCAGTATCATCTAGATCGACTGATATAGAATTATTCCCGCTAGAAACTCCACCCCCAACAACGATCTTCAAATACTCATAATCAACCATACTTTTTCCTCGAAGTTTGCTGTGACTTGGGtgggactaaaaaaaaaatcattgttaatatactacaaatattataatttactaatttataactattaatatatttaaaagattatgaaCTTAGCTCACCTTTAAGTAATCTTTCCATACATCCTCATGAGCAGTGAAAGTTTTTCCAATTGGGTCCCATCCAAAGCCAGAGTTGTTGCGCATAAGGGTTGACATCATGTTATACTGGTTTCGAAACCACTTCATCCGACTCAAATAATGACTATAAGTTTTAGGGAATTTAGTTTTTGCATTGAGTTGAGGAAGTATTATTCGTACTACATTTTGTTTGCTAAGTGACCCATTGGCATCACGCAATCCCCTATTCATAGCATCCACCAAGAGGTGCAACAACTCATTGGTATCCTCCATAGTCCAAGATACATAATTATCTTTGTCTCTACTCTttcctttgttattttcttgtgaaTTCCCCATTTGAtcgctaatatatatataagaaactagttatttgacaaaaatagttattgtttcctAATTGTCAAAAGTATAGTGACTATATCCCGAATAATATACAATTCAatagaaaaaccaataaaaaaactacctaataataaaataagggtCATGCTAACATGCGCACTTAGGGCACATGTTAAGGATACTTCCAATAATAACTATGtcttaaaaacaacaattttttacttttaaaaaagtaaattgcacaactttcaatacaaaatttctatacataatacactaacaagtgtcttaagggcacatgttagcattttccataaaaataatactcatatatcataaaatcattttaaaaaaactattaacaaaataacaataataataacacaataacaattaaaaaattattaacacaataataataataataacacgctgtcaaaaaaaaaataataacacattaataattaacattttaataataacacaagaaaataataataataataatggacgttgtaaaaaaacaagttgaagaaacagaaaaaaaaagagttttttattttgatttgcatatacagtactaaaaaaaaaagcaatatgaAATCTTGATGCATATCAATTGCCATTCTTTTGATGCATATTCATTGCCTGGACGTTGAAAACAATATGAATACGAAATCTTGAAGCATATACAACacccttttcttttgatttgcgtaatatacatatagtatgaacaatattgactatcgattgccattaaaaaaataggtaaaattgattgaaaagttATAAGAGAATGAACCTGGTAGTGGTTTGTGTCTTGTTCGGCaggagaagaaaaagtcttTGGAAGATTATGAAAAGTCTCAAGGGTTTGGATGAGATTGTTGGAGGagtattttatgtgtatttctaactaaaaagtctctcaaaatccattccacaaaagaatccatcaaaatctatttacttttgaataccaaaagacattttaaaagtGGTAAGAAATCTCAATTGAATACCAACAGATTTTGTTgccctgaaaaaaaaatctttattgtcttaattgaataccacaagatttgtttatattttataaaagtcttgattgaataccacaagactttttaatcataaaaaagttttttaaaatcctttgaaatcttaatcCAATACACCCCCCTAAATACATCTCTGtattttgaatattaattattagctcTTGGTCGAG
This region of Glycine max cultivar Williams 82 chromosome 7, Glycine_max_v4.0, whole genome shotgun sequence genomic DNA includes:
- the LOC102667021 gene encoding uncharacterized protein At2g29880-like, which produces MGNSQENNKGKSRDKDNYVSWTMEDTNELLHLLVDAMNRGLRDANGSLSKQNVVRIILPQLNAKTKFPKTYSHYLSRMKWFRNQYNMMSTLMRNNSGFGWDPIGKTFTAHEDVWKDYLKSHPSHSKLRGKSMVDYEYLKIVVGGGVSSGNNSISVDLDDTDATTFEPENRTVGIEEFSYDPNSDTFITPNNYEPAYQYRPYVVEEEHVASAGTGGSPASCCVRSNPSF